The Bombus pascuorum chromosome 11, iyBomPasc1.1, whole genome shotgun sequence genome has a window encoding:
- the LOC132911989 gene encoding uncharacterized protein LOC132911989, which yields MLSDIWCSNSLCTVSGATVQCKLVLVLVLLAILPDVYTESHGPSPDFSTHTLVRPRVYHGRTRRHISSTKENDVEHADVLTVAFELDGVQRVLDLRLNTDLVPVGYQQRHQHRGTYVVHTPSKVELCHYQGSVRDVPGSWVAVSTCRGLRGVVFDGENLHHIHPEEESLDSQHYVYKHSDLVANHTCGYEGTPHHVLDYEHRGIVNRATRHKRAAEAIRGPYNANRHSRYVELVLVIDKKEYIALDENVDKVYQHCKDIANIINALYMPLNIFIALVGVQVWSDADEIALSPNGDTTLSNFLRYRREKLVQDMPNDNAQLLTRITFEGGVVGKALKGPICTYEFSGGVSMDHSNVVGLVAATVAHEMGHNFGMEHDSADCECPEEKCIMASSSGSSGPTHWSTCSLEHLALAFEHGMDYCLRNKPQKLFDSPICGNGFVEPGEQCDCGLKENCDNPCCNVTTCMLHSNASCATGECCDLKTCRPKSAGTECRSAEHECDLPEYCTGQSEYCPVDVFKMDGEPCSMGKAFCYQGSCRTHNDQCKLLWGPTGTSSDAQCYDMNNKGTKHGNCGYNRIESSYVKCTDENLLCGMLHCKHLNERLEFGMESVAILSHSFINTGGKIIPCRSAIVDLGLNQVDPGLSPDGAKCAPGKMCVNQKCMPVADLRASVSGGKACPNNCGGNGVCNSLGHCHCNRGFRPPDCTQPGVGGSEDSGPAEDPNARNDFIMALYIIFLGIIPMIALSSFGVWYVRNPGQHWKKSMMSTTDRGHNGLSIKTIDRSSPLPRNIETIDSSLSQDPACASLLPKADTDERYNNNLFGQFKGFTITPIKNQPKSPEPTKPAPPPPTIPTVAIKTNIKTVPKCNPARSSLLSSTTSFNEVQSTAPILPPLNPGCTARPLISSPVLAATTCTSVELVAPKISNKSTIDGPTRPAPAPPISADIQKPQRPSSTPLTNLLVPEAEKKPEKGSTLNRIASMLRPNSGIMKGSLQMSQKDEKTTNSLPRIHHHKANKVIDKEILRNLEISNPIPQKEIEIPTPAIPVIPAADAEKKNVVLRAQSMRDSKITPRPAIQTFGSMRQTTPVKRPTSIPASTRPTAPPPGPPIPTTTDKMNESGKIPGLPGYQTPQVKNPQKVVDNAYDDCMNLVSESSLTKITEESPTNDNIYAVIEETLPEKSRKNMESEKQIDNEYKLPKRVDPTANSGGLETMGLLSEIVSEISNRNFDSIYSTATLARKAQENEGASKNTEDLGYNNSLGTYMNSSHYKSPGSIYSNSASGKFNSSSSTTSSGYLNPSALNVPQQEPEKIADSNKPSKGKLLSLNLANPNLNDEISKELGMKSTAEDAGPRKPIMSMKSRPTQRTVTHSKSDEGTNDSKEPLKPPLGRTKTPPNIAKGSITKDANSGARQALDTASKSKQYSDSSLKKQGSNASVDSTGQNSDTKGGNANQSNGSLEKQDSHTNVNRLSLKTVPCSPKDNGGKFNSPDLVSSCSNSNQISTKSPDVVGNNAKLNFQSKNVQKTPTLSRGSTTKAPATPIKPLNIASKGTSLAEKKKSPTGNTSVTKSLSAKESATKSAQSKPSQKTETKDSGAKTNPVQRAASSKSNVASLQQKFEANKNVNAPRTIPNVHKTQRTVGKTETSSVKK from the exons GATGTCGAACACGCTGACGTGCTGACGGTGGCTTTCGAACTAGACGGCGTGCAACGTGTCCTAGACCTGAGATTGAACACCGATCTAGTACCGGTTGGATATCAGCAGCGTCATCAGCATCGAGGCACGTACGTGGTGCACACACCCTCGAAAGTG GAATTATGCCACTATCAAGGTAGCGTTCGTGACGTTCCTGGTTCTTGGGTAGCGGTGTCTACGTGCAGAGGGCTGCGTGGTGTCGTTTTCGATGGCGAGAACCTGCACCACATTCACCCGGAAGAAGAATCCTTGGACTCGCAGCATTACGTCTACAAGCACAGCGATCTGGTTGCCAATCATACTTGTG GTTACGAAGGAACGCCGCACCATGTTCTCGACTATGAACACCGCGGGATCGTCAACAGAGCCACGAGG CACAAGAGAGCGGCTGAAGCGATTCGAGGACCCTACAACGCTAACAGGCATTCCCGATACGTAGAGTTGGTCCTCGTAATCGATAAAAAGGAATACATTGCTCTCGACGAGAACGTGGACAAAGTTTATCAACATTGCAAGGATATCGCGAACATTATCAATGCA TTGTACATGCCACTGAACATATTCATCGCGTTAGTCGGGGTGCAAGTTTGGTCTGACGCGGATGAAATAGCGTTGTCTCCAAACGGGGACACCACCCTCTCGAATTTCCTTCGGTACAGGAGGGAGAAGCTAGTACAGGACATGCCGAACGATAACGCCCAGCTGTTGAC ccGAATCACTTTCGAAGGAGGCGTGGTTGGAAAAGCGCTTAAGGGACCAATATGTACGTACGAATTCTCCGGTGGTGTCTCGATGGATCACTCGAACGTCGTGGGATTAGTAGCAGCTACTGTCGCTCATGAAATGGGTCATAATTTCGGTATGGAACACGACTCGGCTGATTGCGAGTGTCCCGAAGAAAA ATGCATCATGGCATCGTCGAGCGGCTCGTCGGGACCAACGCACTGGTCCACTTGTTCTCTGGAGCATCTGGCTCTGGCGTTCGAGCACGGCATGGATTATTGTTTGAGGAACAAACCGCAGAAGCTGTTCGATAGCCCGATTTGTGGTAACGGGTTCGTGGAACCCGGGGAACAGTGCGACTGTGGCCTGAAAGAGAACTGCGATAATCCCTGTTGCAACGTGACCACCTGCATGTTGCATAGTAATGCGAGCTGCGCCACCGGCGAATGTTGCGATTTAAAAACTTGCAGACCGAAATCAGCAGGCACCGAATGCAGAAGCGCCGAGCACGAATGCGATTTGCCGGAATATTGCACTGGCCAGAGCGAATATTGTCCCGTGGACGTGTTTAAGATGGACGGCGAACCATGCAGCATGGGAAAAGCGTTCTGCTACCAGGGCTCTTGCAGAACTCATAATGACCAATGTAAGCTGTTATGGGGACCTACTGGAACCTCTTCCGACGCACAGTGCTATGACATGAACAATAAAGGCACGAAGCATGGCAATTGTGGCTACAATCGAATCGAGTCTAGCTACGTCAAGTGTACCGACGA aaatcttTTGTGTGGAATGCTACATTGTAAGCACCTGAACGAAAGACTAGAATTCGGTATGGAATCTGTGGCGATTCTCAGCCATTCGTTTATCAATACTGGAGGGAAGATCATACCCTGTCGTTCGGCTATTGTGGACCTAGGATTGAATCAGGTGGATCCTGGTCTCTCTCCAGATGGCGCAAAGTGTGCACCTGGAAAG ATGTGCGTGAATCAAAAATGTATGCCGGTAGCCGATTTGCGTGCTTCCGTATCCGGAGGGAAAGCATGTCCTAATAATTGCGGAGGCAACGGAGTGTGCAATAGTCTCGGTCATTGTCATTGCAATCGTGGCTTCCGGCCACCTGATTGCACTCAACCTGGCGTGGGCGGCTCCGAGGACAGCGGTCCCGCGGAGGATCCGAATG CGAGGAACGACTTCATAATGGCCCTGTACATTATCTTTTTGGGGATTATACCGATGATCGCTCTGTCCTCGTTCGGTGTTTGGTACGTGAGAAATCCTGGCCAGCACTGGAAGAAGAGCATGATGTCAAC GACCGATCGTGGCCACAACGGACTGTCCATcaaaacgatcgatcgttccaGTCCCTTGCCTCGTAAcatcgaaacgatcgattctAGTCTCAGTCAGGATCCAGCGTGCGCGAGTTTGTTGCCGAAAGCGGATACCGACGAGCGTTACAACAATAATTTGTTCGGCCAGTTCAAAGGTTTCACGATCACGCCGATAAAAAATCAACCGAAGAGCCCTGAGCCGACCAAGCCAGCACCTCCTCCGCCCACGATTCCAACTGTAGCTATTAAGACTAACATCAAGACAGTTCCCAAGTGCAATCCAGCGCGCAGTTCGCTCCTCAGTTCCACTACCAGTTTCAACGAGGTGCAGTCAACCGCACCAATTCTGCCTCCACTGAATCCAGGATGTACAGCTCGTCCTTTGATCAGCAGCCCGGTATTGGCTGCAACTACGTGCACATCGGTGGAGCTAGTGGCTCCTAAAATTTCTAACAAGTCTACTATAGACGGTCCAACGAGACCAGCACCGGCTCCGCCGATCTCCGCTGACATTCAAAAACCACAGAGACCAAGCAGTACACCTTTAACCAATTTACTGGTGCCAGAGGCTGAAAAGAAACCAGAGAAGGGCAGCACTTTAAATAGAATCGCCTCGATGCTTCGACCCAATTCCGGTATCATGAAAGGTAGCCTGCAGATGTCACAGAAGGACGAGAAGACAACGAATTCTCTGCCCAGAATACACCATCATAAAGCGAACAAAGTGatagataaagaaattttgagaaatttggAGATTTCCAATCCCATCCCTCAAAAAGAGATTGAAATTCCTACACCAGCGATTCCTGTGATTCCCGCGGCTGATGCGGAGAAAAAGAACGTCGTGTTGCGCGCCCAGTCCATGAGAGACAGCAAGATCACTCCGAGACCTGCGATTCAGACGTTCGGATCGATGCGACAGACGACACCAGTTAAAAGACCCACCAGCATCCCCGCGAGCACTAGGCCTACGGCTCCTCCACCGGGACCTCCTATTCCTACAACGACGGACAAGATGAACGAAAGTGGGAAGATCCCTGGACTGCCTGGATATCAGACACCGCAAGTGAAGAACCCGCAGAAGGTCGTGGACAACGCGTACGACGATTGCATGAACCTCGTCAGCGAGTCGTCGCTAACCAAAATAACAGAAGAGTCACCCACCAACGACAATATATACGCGGTCATAGAGGAGACTCTGCCTGAGAAGAGCAGGAAGAACATGGAATCGGAGAAGCAGATCGACAACGAATACAAATTACCGAAACGCGTCGATCCCACGGCCAATTCCGGCGGATTGGAAACGATGGGCCTGTTATCGGAGATCGTGTCGGAGATATCAAACAGAAACTTTGATTCCATATATTCCACCGCTACTCTAGCTAGAAAAGCGCAAGAGAACGAGGGTGCGTCGAAAAATACCGAGGACTTGGGTTACAACAATTCTCTTGGCACTTACATGAACTCGAGTCATTACAAATCGCCGGGCAGCATTTATTCCAATTCCGCGTCCGGAAAGTTTAACTCGTCCAGTTCCACGACGAGCTCGGGTTACCTGAATCCATCAGCGTTAAACGTGCCACAACAGGAACCCGAAAAAATTGCCGACAGCAACAAGCCTAGCAAAGGGAAACTGTTGTCGCTGAATCTAGCGAATCCGAATCTAAACGACGAGATATCGAAGGAACTGGGGATGAAAAGCACAGCAGAAGACGCGGGGCCTCGAAAACCGATCATGTCGATGAAGAGTCGACCGACTCAGCGAACTGTTACGCACTCGAAAAGCGACGAAGGGACAAACGACAGCAAAGAGCCGTTGAAGCCGCCTCTTGGAAGAACGAAGACTCCGCCGAACATCGCGAAAGGTTCGATCACGAAGGACGCGAACTCCGGCGCCAGACAAGCTCTGGACACCGCGTCCAAGTCTAAACAGTATTCTGACAGTAGTTTAAAGAAGCAGGGTTCGAATGCGAGCGTGGACTCAACCGGGCAAAATTCGGATACGAAGGGTGGCAATGCGAATCAGTCGAACGGTAGCCTAGAGAAGCAGGATTCTCACACGAACGTTAATAGATTATCTCTGAAAACTGTGCCTTGTAGTCCTAAGGATAACGGGGGAAAGTTTAACAGTCCGGATTTAGTGTCGAGCTGTTCAAATTCTAATCAAATCAGTACAAAGTCACCGGACGTTGTAGGAAACAATGCAAAGCTTAACTTTCAGTCGAAAAACGTTCAGAAAACGCCGACATTGTCGCGAGGCAGTACTACGAAAGCACCCGCCACCCCGATTAAGCCATTGAACATTGCGTCCAAAGGAACTAGTCTCGCGGAGAAAAAGAAGTCTCCAACTGGTAACACGAGCGTGACTAAATCGTTATCCGCTAAGGAATCGGCTACCAAAAGCGCACAATCAAAGCCGAGTCAAAAGACGGAGACGAAAGATTCAGGGGCGAAGACGAACCCGGTGCAAAGAGCAGCGAGCAGTAAATCGAATGTGGCCTCCCTTCAACAGAAGTTCGAGGCAAATAAGAACGTTAACGCGCCAAGAACGATACCCAATGTACATAAAACACAACGTACAGTCGGCAAGACTGAAACTTCGAGTGTTAAGAAATAA
- the LOC132911990 gene encoding uncharacterized protein LOC132911990 — protein MAHALPKLICTPINTSKMCPSDFTTTLSDVLQSDPVKRLLNQPNIIVKKIPLKINSTSVSNDNVLTNKIHNADPNVNRTKQSELSVIPLQTNQEENTEDKNFLPSKKHGESEITLVPVTRERKPCGHYEPCENIICEVIVQQYVDRDGSSPMLAINIEESEIDAPVSKHCENKMCDALSIDHDRCRRAIIRLNRCNQSITCDICGIMLQTQRSRIYHRNCIRKNEYRHNEASSAKILKKRMREREVQIIEASKMKRTNYTDPITGYSLAMETLKNNKELIIIPKSVPLQQQQPPPSQLPPPPPSPSPPPLSPPLPPPPPPPPTTTTTITINSMSTKQSTSQINNVNVFGKLLSNIPIVLPQQSIVLSKTQSSNENSISNPIQLAVSETLTRSFITTTSTVPLPQNHYITFTTQANTRPVPINELLLPHSQIVTTPIQPKPLLTPIRVVPITNLITEPSLLHKTQGIPKFCIMPDDKAPSLTITNSQSTQHLAIVPKVGLSTNSKTASQEKKKIVKKKRRTKVFKCDYCLKHFSTDWYFKIHVAMHRGENQVTCKICKRLFSNRYDMKKHIFNDHESQSISPSICNQQITEDSQTSNLDIQQEVKKEDKTNGYIIMPTQEIVKNIKTELRHEV, from the exons ATGGCCCATGCATTACCGAAGCTTATTTGCACTCCGATAAATACATCAAAAATGTGTCCATCAGATTTCACTACTACTCTATCTGAT GTGTTACAATCGGATCCAGTAAAAAGGTTACTCAATCAaccaaatattattgttaaaaagatacctttaaaaataaattcaacatCTGTCTCCAACGATAATGttttaacaaacaaaataCATAATGCAGATCCAAAtgtaaatagaacaaaacagTCAGAGTTATCAGTAATACCTTTACAGACAAATCAGGAGGAAAATacagaagataaaaatttcttacctTCCAAGAAGCATGGTGAATCAGAAATTACATTAGTCCCTGttacgagagaaagaaaacctTGTGGTCATTATGAACcttgtgaaaatattatatgcgAAGTGATAGTACAACAATATGTAGACCGTGATGGATCATCACCTATGTTAGCCATTAACATAGAGGAAAGTGAAATAGATGCACCTGTTTCAAAAcattgtgaaaataaaatgtgtgATGCATTAAGCATTGATCATGATCGTTGTCGCAGAGCTATAATTAGACTAAATAGATGTAATCAATCAATAACTTGTGATATTTGTGGTATTATGTTACAAACACAAAGATCTCGTATATATCACAGGAATTGTATAAGGAAAAATGAATACAGGCATAATGAAGCAAGCAGTgccaaaatattaaaaaaaagaatgagaGAACGAGAAGTTCAAATAATTGAAGCTTCTAAAATGAAGAGAACTAATTATACAGATCCTATTACAGGGTATAGCCTTGCAAtggaaactttaaaaaataacaaagaattaattattattccgAAATCAGTTCCCTTACAGCAACAACAACCACCTCCTTCACAactaccaccaccaccaccatcaccATCACCACCACCACTATCACCACCAttaccaccaccaccaccaccaccaccaacaacaacaacaacaattacTATAAATTCTATGTCCACAAAACAATCTACTtcacaaataaataatgtcAATGTTTTTGGGAAACTTTTATCCAATATACCAATTGTATTACCACAACAAAGTATAGTCCTTAGCAAAACACAGAGTTCTAATGAAAATAGTATATCTAATCCCATACAATTAGCTGTATCAGAAACCTTAACTAGGTCGTTCATAACAACAACCAGTACAGTTCCCTTACCTCAAAatcattacattacatttacaACACAAGCTAATACACGTCCAGTACCAATAAATGAATTACTCTTGCCACACTCACAAATTGTCACAACACCGATTCAGCCTAAACCATTGTTAACACCTATACGTGTTGTACCTATAACTAACTTAATAACAGAACCATCCTTACTGCACAAAACACAGGGTATACCAAAGTTTTGTATCATGCCAGATGATAAAGCACCATCATTGACTATAACGAATTCACAATCTACTCAACATTTAGCAATTGTGCCAAAAGTTGGATTATCAACTAATTCAAAAACAGCATcacaggaaaagaaaaaaatagtaaagaagaaacgaagaacgaaAGTTTTTAAATGTGACTATTGCCTTAAACACTTTAGTACAGATTGGTATTTCAAAATACATGTTGCTATGCATAGAGGTGAAAACCAAGTCACCTGCAAAATATGTAAACGATTGTTTAGTAATCGATACGATATGAAGAAACATATATTCAATGATCATGAGAGTCAAAGCATTAGTCCTAGTATATGTAATCAGCAAATTACTGAAGATTCAC AGACAAGCAACCTTGACATACAAcaagaagtaaaaaaagaagataaaacaaATGGATACATTATTATGCCTACTCAAGAAATTgtcaaaaatatcaaaacagAACTACGTCATGAAGTATAA